DNA from Gammaproteobacteria bacterium:
AAGCTCGGCACATTCGATTGTAAATTAATGCCGTTTTCAATATTGACCAAACCCGCTGTTAACCGTACCTTCCAACCCATTGGATGCCAATCCAATAAAGCATAGCGAGAGTCCAATTCATAGGTCGCCGTATAATTAATATCATCTTCAGTAAAATCTTTATCCGCATCCAACGAACCTAAACCTGCCCGCACATTAAATGAGCGACTTAAGCCTACTGTTACTGCGGGGCCTATCCCTAAAGTGCCACCACTGGCATGGACGGCAACGCGCGCGGCTTGTGTGGGCGCACTTATCAAAAAACTGCTGGCTAAAATAAGACTTAAACTAGGGATAATGCCGCGCATACAAATCTCCTTCCTTATGAAATAGCGAATTCAGCGTTGATTATTGTTCATTATGCTGACATTTAGTGTTAATCCGGTCTAACTATCTCGACTAATCCTGTAGTTGCTAGACGAGACGTCATGATCTCAGGATAATGCGCTCATGCAAACTCGCTGTCCTCATTGTGAATCTGTCTTTCGCGTCAGCGATCCTCTGCTATTACAAGCCAATGGACAAGTACGCTGCGGCCAATGCTTAGAAACCTTTAATGCCGAAGCACATTTACTCACAGAAGAAGTCATAGACACCCCATCGCAATATACTGCCGAACAATTACGTCGCTTATTGCAAGGTAAAGCTAAAATCCGAAACCCGTGGTTTAATATTGCATGGTTTAGCGCCAGTTTTATGTTATTACTCGCCCTTCTACTGCAAGTCAGCTGGGCAGAACGCGCAACCTTGGCGAATGATCCGCGTTTCGGTACTTATATCAACGAATTTTGTGCGCAATGGAACAATCTCTGTCGCTTACCCGAAAAACGCGATCTCAGTGCTTTGCAATTAGTAAGTCGCAACGTCTATTCCCATCCCAACGCACCCAACGCCTTGATTATCACCGCCGTCTTTACCAACACGGCAAACTTTGTGCAAACCTATCCCACCTTACGCGTCAGCATGTCGGACATCCACGGTGATGTCGTTGCCGAACGCTATTTCAAACCCGCGCAATATTTAAATCACGTCAATGATGTGGCGTTGGGCATGGACATCGGCAAACCCATTCCTATCACGCTAGAAGTACAAGATCCAGGTCAAGAAGCGCTCGCTTTCGAACTAGACTTTCTCTAATCATTACCTTATCCGACCACTGTCTTCTCACTTCTCTATCACCTGGAAAGCCGCTGCGTTAAAATTCTCCCCCGCCGGCGCTTTCGCCGGTTTTTTTATCACAGCCGCATTTCCCCGGGCTTTTACCTAATAGAACACTTAGATAAAACTTGAAATAAAAATGGCTAGCAGCATTAACATCGGACCCTACACCGCACTGCGTAATCGCTTAGTGTTATCACCGATGGCGGGCATTACCGATAAACCATTTCGACAAATTTGCCGACAACTCGGCGCTGGTTTAACGATTGCTGAAATGGTCGCATCCAATCCCAGCTTAAGAAATACCCGCAAATCCCAATTACGCACCGATTTTGCAGGTCAGCCCTCACCTCACATTGTGCAAATTGCGGGCAGTGATCCTGTGATGTTGGCCGATGCTGCGCGTTATAACGTCGGCTTAGGTGCTGACATCATCGACATTAATATGGGTTGTCCGGCCAAAAAAGTCTGTAACCAATGGGCGGGCTCGGCCTTATTACAAGATGAAATTTTAGTCGGCCGCATTCTCGATGCTGTGGTCAACGCAGTAGCAGTGCCAGTCACTCTGAAAATGCGCACCGGCTGGGATCGTCTCCATAAAAACGCCGTACGCATTGCACGGATAGCGGAAGCAGCGGGCATCCAATCATTGGCAGTCCACGGCCGCACGCGTGCTGACGCGTATCTGGGTGATGCTGAATACGACACCATCGCCATGGTTAAAAGCCAAGTCAACATCCCCGTATTTGCTAATGGTGATATCAACAGTCCACAAAAAGCCGCTGAAGTATTACGCTACACCCAAGCCGATGGTCTTTATCTAGGCCGTGCGAGCCAAGGTTATCCTTGGTTGTTCAGAGAGATTGACCACTACCTACAAACTGGGAAACAATTAGCACCTCCGTCGTTGACGGAGTTCCGCAATGTCATATTGGAACATCTACGTTTGTTGTATGCCTATTATGGCGACTCACAAGGCGTACGAATGGCGCGTAAACACCTGGCTTGGTATTTAAAAGCACCATTTCCAACATTGTGGCAAACCATTAAAAGTATTGAAGTAACAGAACAACAATACGCAATCGTCGCAACTGGACTTGCCGACGCGCAAGAAGGATCACTTTCCTTCCCGCATTGGCAACACCCTTTCGACGCGAGCGTCATAACCCGAGTGAACGTGGCCGCATGAACAACGCCAATATTATTCCGCTGCGCAATGTCGTGAAAGAAGATGACGTCAGCTTACGTAGCCAAGTCGAACATTGTCTAAGCATTTATTTCGAAAAACTCGACGGCGACAAAACCGCTAATTTATTTGAACTCGTCATGGGCCAAACCGAACACGCATTACTAAGCGGCGTGTTGCGTTACACCCAAGGTAATCGCAGCAAAGCAGCGGAATATCTTGGTATTAGTCGCGGCACCCTGCGCAAAAAATTACGCGAACATCAGCTCGATAATTAATCGCAAGCCTTCGTTTTATTAAACATTCATTAATTTATAAGGTAACGCTGTGACTGAAAAAAATATTCGCGTGCGTCGCGCACTTATCAGCGTGTCCGACAAAGCTGGCATTCTAGAATTTGCAAAAGCATTAGCGACACGTAACATTGATATATTATCAACCGGCGGCACCGCAAAATTACTCAGCGATAATGGTGTGCGTGTAACAGAAGTGTCTGATCACACCAGTTTTCCAGAAATGATGGCCGGTCGTGTTAAAACGCTGCATCCTAAAATCCACGGCGGTTTATTAGGTAGACGCGGAATTGACGACGAGATCATGGAACAACACGCGATTGCACCGATTGATTTAGTCGTAGTGAATTTATATCCTTTTGCTGCCACCATCGCGCAACCCGATTGCGATTTTGAACATGCGATTGAAAATATCGACATCGGCGGCCCGGCCATGCTGCGTTCCGCCGCAAAAAATCACGCCGCCGTCACCGTGATTGTTGATCCTGACGATTACAGAACCGTACTAGAAGAATTACACAGCAATGACGGCGCCACTACTCACAACACGCGATTTCGTTTAGCAACTAAAGTATTTACTCATACTGCGGC
Protein-coding regions in this window:
- the dusB gene encoding tRNA dihydrouridine synthase DusB, with translation MASSINIGPYTALRNRLVLSPMAGITDKPFRQICRQLGAGLTIAEMVASNPSLRNTRKSQLRTDFAGQPSPHIVQIAGSDPVMLADAARYNVGLGADIIDINMGCPAKKVCNQWAGSALLQDEILVGRILDAVVNAVAVPVTLKMRTGWDRLHKNAVRIARIAEAAGIQSLAVHGRTRADAYLGDAEYDTIAMVKSQVNIPVFANGDINSPQKAAEVLRYTQADGLYLGRASQGYPWLFREIDHYLQTGKQLAPPSLTEFRNVILEHLRLLYAYYGDSQGVRMARKHLAWYLKAPFPTLWQTIKSIEVTEQQYAIVATGLADAQEGSLSFPHWQHPFDASVITRVNVAA
- a CDS encoding zinc-ribbon domain-containing protein translates to MQTRCPHCESVFRVSDPLLLQANGQVRCGQCLETFNAEAHLLTEEVIDTPSQYTAEQLRRLLQGKAKIRNPWFNIAWFSASFMLLLALLLQVSWAERATLANDPRFGTYINEFCAQWNNLCRLPEKRDLSALQLVSRNVYSHPNAPNALIITAVFTNTANFVQTYPTLRVSMSDIHGDVVAERYFKPAQYLNHVNDVALGMDIGKPIPITLEVQDPGQEALAFELDFL